A stretch of the Neofelis nebulosa isolate mNeoNeb1 chromosome 1, mNeoNeb1.pri, whole genome shotgun sequence genome encodes the following:
- the IL12B gene encoding interleukin-12 subunit beta isoform X1 — protein METSRVRVNSRVAGAGLARPRSSALSWRPWMHPQQLVISWFSLVLLAPPLMAIWELEKNVYVVELDWHPDAPGEMVVLTCNTPEEDDITWTSDQSSEVLGSGKTLTIQVKEFADAGQYTCHKGGEVLSHLFLLIHKKEDGIWSTDILREQKESKNKIFLKCEAKNYSGRFTCWWLTAISTDLKFTVKSSRGSSDPQGVTCGAATLSAEKVRVDNRDYKKYTVECQEGSACPAAEESLPIEVVVDAIHKLKYENYTSSFFIRDIIKPDPPKNLQLKPLKNSRHVEVSWEYPDTWSTPHSYFSLTFGVQVQGKNNREKKDRLSVDKTSAKVMCHKDAKIRVQARDRYYSSSWSNWASVSCS, from the exons ATGGAGACCTCGCGGGTGAGAGTGAACTCTCGGGTCGCCGGCGCGGGTCTGGCACGGCCTCGCAGCAGCGCCCTCTCTTGGCGGCCCTGG ATGCATCCTCAGCAGCTGGTCATCTCCTGGTTTTCCCTGGTTTTGCTGGCACCTCCCCTCATGGCCATATGGGAACTGGAGAAAAACG TTTATGTTGTAGAGTTGGACTGGCACCCTGATGCCCCCGGAGAAATGGTGGTCCTCACCTGCAATACTCCTGAAGAAGATGACATCACCTGGACCTCTGACCAGAGCAGTGAAGTCCTAGGCTCTGGTAAAACTCTGACCATCCAAGTCAAAGAATTTGCAGATGCTGGCCAGTATACCTGTCATAAAGGAGGCGAGGTTCTGAGCCATTTGTTCCTCCTGATACACAAAAAGGAAGATGGAATTTGGTCCACTGATATCTTAAGGGAACAGAAAG AATCCAAAAAtaagatctttctaaaatgtgagGCAAAGAATTATTCTGGACGTTTCACCTGCTGGTGGCTGACGGCAATCAGTACCGATTTGAAATTCACTGTCAAAAGCAGCAGAGG CTCCTCTGACCCCCAAGGGGTGACTTGTGGAGCAGCGACACTCTCAGCAGAGAAGGTCAGAGTGGACAACAGGGATTATAAGAAGTACACAGTGGAGTGTCAGGAGGGCAGTGCCTGCCCGGCTGCCGAGGAGAGCCTACCCATTGAAGTCGTGGTGGACGCTATTCACAAGCTCAAGTACGAAAACTACACCAGCAGCTTCTTCATCAGGGACATCA TCAAACCGGACCCGCCCAAGAACCTGCAActgaagccattaaaaaattCTCGGCATGTGGAAGTGAGCTGGGAATACCCTGACACCTGGAGCACCCCACATTCCTACTTCTCCTTAACATTTGGCGTACAGGTCCAGGGCAAGAACAACAGAGAAAAG AAAGATAGACTCTCCGTGGACAAGACCTCAGCCAAGGTCATGTGCCACAAGGATGCCAAGATCCGCGTGCAAGCCAGAGACCGCTACTATAGCTCATCCTGGAGCAACTGGGCATCCGTGTCCTGCAGTTAG
- the IL12B gene encoding interleukin-12 subunit beta isoform X2: protein MHPQQLVISWFSLVLLAPPLMAIWELEKNVYVVELDWHPDAPGEMVVLTCNTPEEDDITWTSDQSSEVLGSGKTLTIQVKEFADAGQYTCHKGGEVLSHLFLLIHKKEDGIWSTDILREQKESKNKIFLKCEAKNYSGRFTCWWLTAISTDLKFTVKSSRGSSDPQGVTCGAATLSAEKVRVDNRDYKKYTVECQEGSACPAAEESLPIEVVVDAIHKLKYENYTSSFFIRDIIKPDPPKNLQLKPLKNSRHVEVSWEYPDTWSTPHSYFSLTFGVQVQGKNNREKKDRLSVDKTSAKVMCHKDAKIRVQARDRYYSSSWSNWASVSCS from the exons ATGCATCCTCAGCAGCTGGTCATCTCCTGGTTTTCCCTGGTTTTGCTGGCACCTCCCCTCATGGCCATATGGGAACTGGAGAAAAACG TTTATGTTGTAGAGTTGGACTGGCACCCTGATGCCCCCGGAGAAATGGTGGTCCTCACCTGCAATACTCCTGAAGAAGATGACATCACCTGGACCTCTGACCAGAGCAGTGAAGTCCTAGGCTCTGGTAAAACTCTGACCATCCAAGTCAAAGAATTTGCAGATGCTGGCCAGTATACCTGTCATAAAGGAGGCGAGGTTCTGAGCCATTTGTTCCTCCTGATACACAAAAAGGAAGATGGAATTTGGTCCACTGATATCTTAAGGGAACAGAAAG AATCCAAAAAtaagatctttctaaaatgtgagGCAAAGAATTATTCTGGACGTTTCACCTGCTGGTGGCTGACGGCAATCAGTACCGATTTGAAATTCACTGTCAAAAGCAGCAGAGG CTCCTCTGACCCCCAAGGGGTGACTTGTGGAGCAGCGACACTCTCAGCAGAGAAGGTCAGAGTGGACAACAGGGATTATAAGAAGTACACAGTGGAGTGTCAGGAGGGCAGTGCCTGCCCGGCTGCCGAGGAGAGCCTACCCATTGAAGTCGTGGTGGACGCTATTCACAAGCTCAAGTACGAAAACTACACCAGCAGCTTCTTCATCAGGGACATCA TCAAACCGGACCCGCCCAAGAACCTGCAActgaagccattaaaaaattCTCGGCATGTGGAAGTGAGCTGGGAATACCCTGACACCTGGAGCACCCCACATTCCTACTTCTCCTTAACATTTGGCGTACAGGTCCAGGGCAAGAACAACAGAGAAAAG AAAGATAGACTCTCCGTGGACAAGACCTCAGCCAAGGTCATGTGCCACAAGGATGCCAAGATCCGCGTGCAAGCCAGAGACCGCTACTATAGCTCATCCTGGAGCAACTGGGCATCCGTGTCCTGCAGTTAG